In Alicyclobacillus macrosporangiidus CPP55, a single window of DNA contains:
- a CDS encoding ammonium transporter, whose product MSTPVALNTIWVVLTAALVLFMEGGFSLLEAGLVRTKNAVNVTMKIFVDLTVGALAFFLVGFPLMFGRDALHVIGFGAVQSPNGLPLEAFTLFQIGFAIAVASIISGAVAERMRFSAYMITVALTCGIVYPVSGHWIWGPGGWLGRLGMEDFAGSAAIHTLGGCMALAMAAAVGPRKNRFNADGSANVFAPSNIPLASAGAFILWFGWFGFNAGSTLDAHSPQLADIALNTFLAAAAGGMSAICVSMAKFRVADPSMTMNGSLAGLVGITAGCAYVSHGAAILVGLMSGVLVIYATGWVDRLQVDDPVGAVAVHGAGGLFGTVAVGVFDIHQGFLTTGHIHLLGVQLLGAVVVCAWGLAAGSALGWALRRTVGLRVSDDVEDAGLDVAAHGIPAYNELERFGGGEPIVFRTEKATAAMPARAGDAADPIGG is encoded by the coding sequence GTGTCCACCCCGGTTGCGCTCAACACCATTTGGGTCGTGCTGACGGCCGCGCTGGTCCTTTTCATGGAGGGCGGATTCAGCCTGCTCGAAGCGGGTCTGGTCCGGACGAAGAATGCCGTCAATGTCACCATGAAAATCTTCGTCGATCTCACCGTTGGCGCCCTCGCCTTTTTCCTCGTGGGCTTCCCACTCATGTTCGGCCGGGACGCCCTGCATGTCATTGGTTTCGGCGCGGTGCAGTCACCCAACGGTCTGCCCTTGGAGGCCTTCACCTTGTTTCAAATCGGCTTCGCCATCGCGGTGGCATCCATCATCTCAGGAGCCGTAGCGGAACGCATGAGGTTTTCCGCTTACATGATCACCGTGGCCCTCACCTGCGGGATCGTCTACCCGGTCTCCGGGCACTGGATCTGGGGGCCCGGTGGATGGCTCGGCCGCCTCGGCATGGAGGACTTCGCGGGGTCGGCGGCCATCCACACCCTGGGCGGCTGCATGGCCCTGGCGATGGCGGCAGCCGTCGGTCCGCGCAAAAACCGTTTCAACGCCGACGGCTCGGCCAACGTGTTCGCGCCGAGCAACATCCCGCTCGCCTCTGCTGGGGCATTCATTCTCTGGTTTGGGTGGTTCGGCTTCAACGCCGGCAGCACCCTGGACGCCCACAGCCCGCAATTGGCGGACATCGCGCTCAACACGTTTCTCGCCGCGGCGGCCGGCGGGATGAGCGCCATCTGTGTGAGCATGGCGAAATTCCGCGTTGCGGACCCGAGCATGACCATGAACGGCTCTTTGGCAGGATTGGTCGGCATCACCGCCGGGTGCGCGTACGTCTCGCACGGGGCGGCCATCCTCGTCGGGCTGATGTCCGGCGTGCTGGTCATCTACGCCACCGGTTGGGTAGATCGGCTGCAGGTGGACGATCCTGTCGGTGCCGTCGCGGTCCACGGCGCAGGGGGTCTGTTCGGCACCGTAGCCGTCGGGGTATTCGACATCCACCAGGGCTTCCTCACCACGGGCCATATCCATCTGCTCGGCGTCCAGTTGCTCGGTGCGGTTGTGGTTTGCGCCTGGGGATTGGCGGCCGGCTCTGCGCTCGGTTGGGCATTGAGGCGCACGGTCGGGCTGCGCGTCTCCGACGACGTGGAGGATGCCGGATTGGACGTGGCCGCTCACGGAATTCCCGCGTACAACGAGCTGGAGCGATTCGGCGGAGGCGAGCCGATTGTGTTCCGGACGGAGAAGGCAACCGCCGCCATGCCCGCCCGGGCAGGCGACGCCGCGGACCCCATCGGGGGCTGA
- a CDS encoding P-II family nitrogen regulator yields the protein MKRIDAIIRPEKLQAVIKSLRQAGVTGFTVVPVQGRGQQKNVKGVYRGHAYDINLHPKLKLEIVVSNQYLQPAIQAIVSAAQTGQAGDGKIFVYDVQEAYNIRTGLVDETIDELNS from the coding sequence ATGAAACGCATCGATGCCATCATTCGTCCCGAAAAGCTTCAGGCCGTCATCAAATCTCTGCGCCAGGCCGGTGTAACGGGTTTCACCGTGGTGCCCGTTCAGGGGCGCGGCCAGCAGAAGAATGTCAAAGGGGTTTACCGAGGCCATGCGTATGACATCAATCTGCATCCGAAGCTAAAGCTCGAAATCGTCGTCTCCAACCAGTATCTTCAGCCGGCCATCCAGGCCATCGTCTCGGCCGCCCAGACCGGACAGGCGGGAGACGGAAAGATCTTCGTGTATGACGTCCAGGAGGCTTACAACATCCGCACCGGCTTGGTCGACGAAACCATCGACGAGTTGAACTCATAA
- a CDS encoding dihydrodipicolinate synthase family protein gives MLALRLPQAGGGWETYHLTGSPVPAAPMPPAHRRVAFAAAHVVADPLQDVDPSSQSAVDWEATLAYRRYLWSLGLGVAEAMDTAQRGMGLDWTASQELIRLSVAEAKACGGRVACGAGTDHLAPAPGITLSDVERAYLEQCEFVESAGGQVILMASRALAAAARGPEDYARVYGTVLSQVSGPVILHWLGDMFDPQLTGYWGHTDVRQAMDVCLQIVHRWTDRIDGIKISLLDADLEREMRRLLPPGVKMYTGDDFHYPDLILGDGSYHSHALLGIFDAIAPVAAAALHALDAGDTRRYAQLFEPTVPLSRHIFQAPTRFYKTGIVFLAYLNGHQNHFRMVGGMEGMRSVIHLAELFRLADQAGVLRDPELAVHRMKLTLALAGGES, from the coding sequence ATGTTGGCATTGAGACTTCCGCAAGCGGGTGGTGGATGGGAAACCTATCACTTGACCGGTTCTCCGGTACCGGCGGCCCCGATGCCCCCCGCACACCGCCGGGTGGCATTCGCCGCCGCGCACGTGGTGGCCGATCCCCTGCAGGACGTCGACCCGTCGTCCCAGTCCGCCGTCGACTGGGAGGCGACCCTGGCATACCGGAGGTACCTGTGGTCCCTCGGACTGGGCGTGGCGGAAGCGATGGACACGGCCCAGCGCGGCATGGGATTGGACTGGACCGCGAGCCAAGAGCTGATCCGCCTGTCGGTGGCGGAGGCCAAGGCGTGCGGCGGCCGAGTGGCCTGCGGAGCCGGTACCGATCATCTCGCCCCCGCGCCCGGGATCACCTTATCCGATGTCGAGCGCGCCTACCTCGAGCAGTGTGAATTCGTCGAGTCGGCCGGCGGCCAGGTGATCCTCATGGCCAGCCGCGCCCTCGCCGCCGCGGCCCGCGGCCCAGAAGACTACGCGCGCGTGTACGGCACGGTGCTGTCCCAGGTGAGCGGCCCCGTGATCCTCCACTGGCTGGGAGACATGTTCGATCCGCAACTCACCGGATACTGGGGGCACACCGATGTGCGCCAGGCGATGGACGTGTGCCTGCAGATCGTTCACCGGTGGACCGACCGGATCGACGGCATCAAGATCTCCCTGCTCGACGCGGACCTGGAGAGAGAGATGCGCCGGCTGCTGCCGCCCGGCGTCAAGATGTACACCGGCGACGACTTCCATTACCCGGATCTCATCCTCGGCGACGGATCGTACCACAGCCACGCGCTGCTCGGTATCTTCGACGCCATCGCACCGGTGGCGGCAGCGGCCCTGCACGCGCTGGACGCGGGCGACACCCGTCGGTATGCGCAGCTGTTCGAACCCACCGTCCCGCTGAGCCGTCACATCTTCCAGGCGCCGACCCGTTTCTACAAAACGGGGATCGTCTTCCTCGCCTACCTCAACGGCCACCAGAATCATTTCCGCATGGTCGGTGGCATGGAAGGCATGCGATCCGTGATCCACTTGGCAGAATTGTTCCGCCTGGCGGACCAAGCCGGCGTGTTGCGCGATCCGGAGTTGGCCGTGCACCGGATGAAGCTCACGCTCGCGCTCGCAGGAGGGGAGAGCTGA
- a CDS encoding alpha-glucosidase gives MRWMAWRRVWIGTGVVFMAVLMGWGIQRERGRPLTGTISVDRSLQGVRTFTLGRFDVDWDGDSGQFTVRDPSGHLVWATPAGQAFLLGATGTMTSRDTIGYFTLHRHLQTVYRNQTVDAIRPDGARLVFQGRLISSDGRSVPYTFTLTAEADDRLAYDAAVQEGAVNRLYFNWETEPSDHFYGFGVQYSQLDMRGKRVPILVEEHGNGRGMQPLTLLANLTHGAGGHWYNTYAPVPHFLSTRMQSLYSENTEYQEFNFTDPHVGQLEVDTDHLRGDLFAGTTPAALVQAYTRVTGRMQPLPDWTQQGFIFGAEGGTAEVTDHLNSLLADGVPVTGLWIQDWVGQRTTSFGQQLVWNWVLNPRQYPNWTQFQAFLKQHGIRLLGYVNPFLTDVPADAGVRNLYREALEKGYFVKGPDGRPIVFQYPNFTASLLDLTNPAARAWLEQVMKEQLVGNGFTGWMADFGEELPLDAVLADGRSGAEVHNQYPVLWAQVNRDVMEQSGLDGEGLYFMRSGFSTSPAVTSDFWLGDQLESWDPENGLPSAITALLSAGLSGYSLESSDIGGYTSITQFPLHYVRDPELLMRWMEFDAFTTLFRSHEGNQPAKNVQVYSDPKIVAQLRRFAILFRDLAPYRQRLMREAQATGAPVDRPMFYQFPDDPKAFDITYQEFMLGPDVLIAPVTAPGQTQVHVHLPKGRWVHVWTGRVYDMPAGGDIEIEAPIGQPAVFYAAGSNAAACFQKALGDIEAAERAK, from the coding sequence ATGAGGTGGATGGCGTGGCGTCGTGTTTGGATCGGCACGGGCGTTGTGTTCATGGCTGTACTGATGGGGTGGGGGATCCAGCGGGAGCGAGGACGGCCGCTGACCGGGACCATCTCGGTGGACCGGTCGTTGCAAGGCGTGCGGACGTTCACCCTTGGTCGGTTTGACGTCGACTGGGACGGCGACAGCGGGCAATTCACCGTCCGGGATCCGTCCGGACACCTGGTGTGGGCCACCCCGGCGGGACAGGCGTTTCTGCTCGGGGCGACAGGCACCATGACGAGCCGGGACACCATCGGGTACTTCACGCTCCACCGCCATTTGCAGACCGTGTACAGAAATCAGACGGTCGACGCCATCCGGCCCGACGGCGCTCGGCTGGTCTTCCAGGGCCGGCTCATCTCTTCAGACGGTCGATCCGTTCCGTACACGTTCACGCTGACGGCCGAAGCGGATGACCGGTTGGCGTACGACGCCGCCGTCCAGGAAGGGGCCGTCAACCGCCTATACTTCAACTGGGAGACAGAGCCCTCGGATCACTTCTACGGGTTTGGCGTCCAGTACAGCCAACTGGATATGCGCGGCAAGCGCGTACCCATTCTGGTTGAGGAGCACGGAAACGGGCGGGGGATGCAGCCCCTGACCCTGCTGGCGAATCTCACGCATGGGGCGGGCGGCCACTGGTACAACACGTACGCCCCGGTGCCGCATTTCCTCTCCACCCGCATGCAATCCCTGTACAGCGAGAACACGGAATACCAAGAATTCAACTTCACCGATCCACACGTGGGGCAGCTGGAGGTGGACACCGATCACCTGCGCGGAGATCTGTTCGCCGGGACCACGCCGGCCGCCCTGGTACAGGCGTATACGCGCGTCACAGGCCGGATGCAGCCCCTGCCGGACTGGACCCAGCAGGGCTTCATCTTCGGCGCGGAAGGGGGCACGGCGGAGGTGACGGACCACCTGAACTCCCTGCTCGCCGACGGGGTACCGGTGACCGGGTTGTGGATCCAGGATTGGGTCGGCCAGCGGACGACCAGCTTTGGCCAGCAGTTGGTCTGGAACTGGGTCCTCAATCCCCGGCAGTATCCAAACTGGACGCAATTCCAGGCGTTCCTGAAGCAGCACGGCATCCGACTGCTCGGCTACGTCAACCCGTTTCTCACCGATGTTCCCGCCGACGCGGGCGTTCGCAACCTATACCGGGAGGCGCTGGAGAAAGGCTATTTCGTCAAGGGGCCGGACGGACGCCCGATCGTGTTTCAGTACCCGAATTTCACGGCGTCGCTCCTGGACCTCACCAATCCGGCTGCGCGCGCTTGGCTGGAGCAGGTGATGAAGGAACAGCTGGTGGGCAACGGATTCACGGGGTGGATGGCCGATTTCGGCGAGGAATTGCCGCTGGACGCCGTACTCGCGGACGGGCGCAGCGGGGCGGAGGTCCACAACCAGTACCCGGTGCTGTGGGCGCAGGTGAACCGCGACGTCATGGAGCAATCCGGCCTCGATGGCGAGGGATTGTACTTCATGCGATCCGGATTCAGCACGAGCCCCGCCGTCACCTCCGACTTCTGGTTGGGGGACCAGCTCGAGAGCTGGGATCCGGAAAACGGCCTGCCGTCCGCCATCACGGCGCTGCTCAGCGCCGGGTTGTCCGGGTACAGCCTGGAATCGAGCGACATCGGCGGGTACACGTCCATCACCCAGTTTCCGCTGCACTACGTGCGGGACCCCGAGCTCCTGATGCGTTGGATGGAGTTCGATGCCTTCACCACCCTTTTCCGAAGCCACGAAGGAAACCAGCCCGCGAAAAACGTGCAGGTGTACAGCGATCCGAAGATTGTGGCGCAGCTGCGCCGGTTCGCCATTTTGTTTCGCGATCTCGCGCCCTACCGGCAACGGCTGATGCGGGAGGCGCAGGCCACCGGCGCCCCGGTGGATCGTCCGATGTTCTACCAGTTCCCGGACGATCCGAAGGCCTTCGACATCACGTACCAGGAGTTCATGCTCGGCCCCGACGTGTTGATCGCTCCTGTCACGGCGCCCGGGCAGACGCAGGTGCACGTGCACCTGCCCAAGGGCCGTTGGGTACACGTGTGGACCGGTCGGGTGTATGACATGCCGGCGGGGGGCGACATCGAGATCGAGGCGCCCATTGGACAGCCGGCGGTGTTTTATGCGGCGGGATCGAACGCAGCGGCGTGTTTCCAAAAAGCGCTCGGCGACATCGAGGCCGCCGAGCGCGCGAAGTGA
- a CDS encoding Gfo/Idh/MocA family protein has translation MRTIGIIMNGVTGRMGTRQHLERSIVAIRDQGGIPLPDGEVLMPDPILVGRNPSKLRALADRYGIERWSTDLDACLRDPYNEIYFDAQTTQLRAQSVRAAIEAGKHIYCEKPTGTSLDEALELARLAKRRGVKHGVVQDKLFLPGLLQLKKLVDTGFFGRILSVRGEFGYWVFEGDWQEGQRPSWNYRKEEGGGIIVDMLCHWRYVLDHLFGRVTAVSCLGATHIPRRWDESGQPYDVTADDAAYTTFELEGGIIAHINSSWCVRVNRDELFELQVDGTEGSAVAGLRNCKVQHRAFTPKAVWNPDLPDPNRYRDQWVPVPLREEPDNAFKVQWDMFLKHVVLGTPFKHDLFEGAKGVQLAELGLKSWRERRWIPVPELPSE, from the coding sequence ATGAGGACCATCGGCATCATCATGAACGGCGTCACGGGGCGCATGGGCACGCGTCAACATCTGGAGCGCTCCATCGTCGCCATCCGCGACCAGGGGGGCATCCCCCTGCCCGATGGCGAGGTGCTCATGCCCGACCCCATCCTCGTCGGCCGCAACCCGTCCAAGCTGCGGGCGCTCGCGGACCGCTACGGGATCGAGCGCTGGAGCACAGATCTCGACGCTTGCCTGCGCGATCCCTACAACGAGATCTACTTCGACGCGCAGACCACACAGTTGCGTGCCCAGAGCGTGCGGGCGGCCATTGAGGCGGGCAAGCACATCTACTGCGAGAAACCCACGGGTACATCGCTCGACGAAGCGCTCGAGCTGGCCCGGCTCGCCAAGCGGCGCGGCGTGAAGCACGGTGTGGTCCAGGACAAGTTGTTCCTGCCCGGCCTGCTGCAGTTGAAAAAACTGGTGGATACCGGGTTCTTTGGCCGCATCCTCTCCGTGCGCGGCGAGTTCGGCTACTGGGTGTTCGAGGGGGACTGGCAGGAAGGACAGCGTCCCTCTTGGAACTACCGCAAGGAAGAAGGCGGCGGGATCATCGTCGACATGCTGTGCCATTGGCGGTACGTGCTCGACCATCTGTTCGGGCGGGTGACAGCCGTTTCCTGCCTCGGCGCCACCCACATTCCCCGCCGCTGGGATGAATCCGGACAACCGTATGACGTCACGGCGGACGACGCGGCGTACACCACCTTCGAGTTGGAGGGCGGCATCATCGCGCACATCAACTCGTCCTGGTGCGTGCGCGTCAACCGGGATGAGCTGTTCGAACTCCAGGTGGACGGCACGGAGGGCAGCGCGGTGGCCGGATTGCGCAACTGCAAGGTTCAGCACCGCGCCTTCACCCCGAAGGCGGTCTGGAATCCGGATTTGCCCGATCCGAACCGTTACCGCGACCAGTGGGTCCCCGTGCCGCTTCGCGAAGAGCCGGACAACGCGTTCAAGGTTCAGTGGGACATGTTCCTGAAACACGTGGTGCTCGGCACGCCTTTCAAACACGACCTGTTCGAAGGCGCCAAAGGGGTGCAGCTCGCGGAGCTGGGCCTGAAGTCCTGGCGCGAGCGGCGCTGGATCCCGGTGCCCGAACTGCCGTCCGAGTGA
- a CDS encoding sugar phosphate isomerase/epimerase family protein encodes MDLRFLSLNQMTTERWSVREAAEGCARAGIGWIGLWRHKVAETGLREAARAVRDAGLRVSSLCRGGMFPAASAAERQRRIDDNRRAIEEAAELGTGVLVLVCGPLDGCTLEDARRMVEEGIAALVPDARDHGVQLGIEPLHPMFAADRSVISTLGQANDLVERIGSEQVGVVIDVYHVWWDPHLYREIERAAGHIVGFHVNDWLAPVKDALMSRGMMGDGCIELARIRQAVEAAGYRGPVEVEIFNQAIWDTPGDEVLAQMKERFSRLV; translated from the coding sequence ATGGATCTCCGGTTCCTCAGCCTCAATCAGATGACGACGGAACGCTGGAGCGTCCGGGAAGCCGCCGAAGGCTGTGCACGGGCCGGCATCGGCTGGATCGGCCTATGGCGGCACAAGGTGGCCGAAACCGGTCTGCGCGAGGCTGCGCGGGCCGTCCGGGACGCCGGCCTGCGGGTCTCGAGCCTGTGCCGGGGCGGGATGTTCCCGGCCGCCTCCGCGGCCGAGCGCCAGCGGCGCATCGACGACAACCGGCGCGCCATCGAGGAAGCCGCCGAGCTCGGCACCGGCGTCCTCGTCCTGGTCTGCGGGCCCCTGGACGGCTGCACCCTCGAGGACGCCCGGCGCATGGTGGAGGAGGGCATCGCCGCACTGGTCCCCGACGCCCGCGATCACGGCGTCCAACTCGGCATCGAGCCGCTTCATCCCATGTTCGCGGCGGATCGATCCGTCATCTCCACCCTCGGCCAGGCGAACGACCTGGTGGAGCGCATCGGGTCGGAGCAGGTCGGCGTCGTGATCGACGTCTACCACGTCTGGTGGGATCCGCACCTGTACCGCGAGATCGAACGGGCGGCCGGCCACATCGTCGGCTTCCACGTCAACGATTGGCTCGCCCCGGTGAAGGACGCCCTGATGTCGCGGGGCATGATGGGCGACGGGTGCATCGAACTGGCCCGCATCCGGCAGGCCGTCGAGGCCGCCGGGTACCGCGGGCCGGTGGAGGTCGAGATCTTCAACCAGGCCATATGGGATACCCCCGGCGACGAGGTGCTCGCACAGATGAAGGAACGCTTCTCGCGGCTGGTATAG
- a CDS encoding acyl-CoA synthetase, translated as MGANLGVLIDHAARTSSDHPAIVFDKSVWTYGQWVARIQRLAGALRQSGVARGDRVAILSANRPEILEVFFAAWRIGAVVVPINYRLHRDEVTYILQHSQAKALVYEEPRIADVEAIRPSCPDTRLWIGIHPDDAATDGFLAYETMVKMGPILSDVAPVDGDDLAWLFYTSGTTGRPKGAMLTHRVLLLMTLNVCTDIYPFSRSDVALHTAPLSHGSGLYALALVAKGATQVIHAHARFDPEQVLEDIAAHQVTVLPFLAPTMVKRLTGGLRQTRQDVSSLRCIIYGGAPMYVEDMLESLEVFGPIFAQVYGQGECPMTITGMDRAAHRLDDPVHLGSVGTPRTGVEVAVVDAQGNRLPVNTPGEVVVRSDMVMKGYWSDPDATRRTVIDGWLHTGDIGYLDEHGYLFLLDRSKDLIISGGSNIYPREVEEVLLRHPGVSEACVFGIPDPEWGEAVKAVVVRKPGWSVTEEELISFCQQHLASYKKPRVIGFADSLPKNAYGKVLKRELRAAEWSHVNRQI; from the coding sequence GTGGGAGCCAACCTCGGCGTGCTGATAGATCACGCCGCACGCACGTCGTCTGACCATCCGGCCATCGTTTTCGATAAATCCGTTTGGACGTATGGACAGTGGGTGGCCCGCATCCAGCGCTTGGCCGGCGCCTTGCGGCAGTCCGGTGTCGCGCGCGGCGATCGCGTCGCCATCCTGTCAGCCAACCGGCCGGAGATATTGGAGGTGTTTTTTGCGGCCTGGCGCATCGGAGCCGTCGTGGTGCCCATCAATTATCGCCTGCATCGGGATGAGGTCACCTACATCCTGCAGCACAGCCAAGCCAAGGCCCTTGTGTACGAGGAACCGCGCATCGCCGATGTCGAAGCGATCCGCCCGTCCTGCCCGGATACCCGGCTGTGGATCGGTATCCATCCGGACGATGCAGCGACGGATGGTTTCCTTGCCTACGAAACCATGGTGAAAATGGGGCCCATCCTGTCCGACGTTGCGCCCGTGGACGGCGATGATCTCGCCTGGCTGTTCTACACCTCTGGGACGACAGGTCGGCCCAAGGGTGCCATGCTCACCCATCGCGTCCTCCTGTTGATGACCCTCAACGTCTGTACGGACATCTACCCGTTCTCGCGCAGCGACGTCGCCCTGCACACCGCACCGCTCAGCCACGGTTCCGGCCTGTACGCCCTGGCCCTCGTGGCCAAAGGCGCCACCCAGGTCATCCATGCACACGCGCGGTTCGATCCCGAGCAGGTTTTGGAAGATATCGCGGCGCACCAGGTCACCGTGCTCCCCTTCCTCGCACCCACCATGGTGAAGCGGTTGACAGGCGGCCTCCGTCAGACGCGCCAGGACGTGTCGAGCCTTCGGTGCATCATCTACGGCGGAGCGCCCATGTACGTCGAGGACATGCTGGAATCCCTCGAGGTATTCGGCCCCATCTTCGCGCAGGTGTACGGCCAAGGGGAATGCCCCATGACCATCACCGGGATGGATCGCGCCGCCCATCGGCTGGACGACCCGGTTCACCTGGGTTCCGTCGGAACGCCGCGGACCGGCGTCGAGGTGGCGGTGGTGGATGCACAGGGGAACCGCTTGCCGGTGAACACGCCTGGCGAAGTGGTAGTCCGGAGCGACATGGTGATGAAAGGATACTGGTCGGATCCGGACGCCACGCGGCGAACGGTGATCGACGGCTGGTTGCACACCGGGGATATCGGCTACTTAGACGAACACGGCTACCTGTTCTTGCTCGACCGCAGCAAGGACCTCATCATCAGCGGCGGCAGCAACATCTATCCCCGCGAGGTCGAGGAGGTCCTCCTTCGCCACCCGGGGGTTTCAGAGGCCTGTGTGTTCGGGATTCCGGATCCCGAGTGGGGCGAGGCGGTAAAGGCGGTCGTGGTGAGAAAACCCGGTTGGTCCGTGACCGAGGAAGAGCTCATCTCATTCTGTCAGCAGCACCTGGCCAGCTACAAAAAGCCGCGCGTGATTGGCTTCGCCGACAGCCTGCCCAAGAACGCCTACGGCAAGGTCCTGAAGCGCGAACTCCGAGCCGCTGAATGGTCTCACGTGAACCGGCAGATTTGA
- a CDS encoding MFS transporter — MSPLRVLLASMIGSVIEWYDFYLYGSATSLVFSSQYFPSHDPAVSLILAFSTFGVGYAARPLGSILFGHLGDRVGRKAALIYTLVGMGISSTLIGLLPTYAQIGLWAPILLVALRLIQGVSLGGEWGGAILLATEYAPRGIRGLYGAIPQLGVPVGLVTGTLCFTLISHLTTNAQFLSWGWRVPFLLSLLLVALAIWLRTGIEDTPAFRAQRAQGDIARVPFAEVFRTNWKNVLHAIGLKIGDGFLNVFVMSYVLTYATVYLKYPRNTALNALTIGSAVMLVSIPFMGYLSDYIGRKRIYLSGLVLLFVLSIPYFSLIPRGAGWFYLMEAVVLGVIWGAIFATQGTFFSELFPTKVRYTGLSVGYQVAAAIDGFGPILWTWMAKTYGPSVGKFSLFMMVVLGFSLLLTLFVRETRGVAYTGAEPSLTVYR; from the coding sequence GTGAGCCCACTGCGGGTATTGCTCGCCAGCATGATTGGTTCCGTGATTGAATGGTATGATTTCTATTTATACGGTTCTGCGACCAGTCTCGTGTTCTCCAGCCAGTACTTCCCCTCCCACGATCCCGCCGTGTCCCTGATCCTGGCCTTCTCGACTTTCGGGGTCGGGTACGCGGCCCGTCCGTTGGGCAGCATCCTGTTCGGCCACCTGGGCGATCGCGTCGGCCGCAAGGCCGCCCTCATCTATACGCTAGTCGGCATGGGCATCAGCTCGACGCTGATCGGCCTATTGCCCACCTACGCCCAGATCGGTCTGTGGGCGCCCATTCTTCTGGTGGCCCTCCGCCTGATTCAGGGTGTGTCTCTCGGCGGCGAATGGGGCGGGGCCATCCTCCTGGCGACCGAGTATGCACCCCGCGGGATCCGCGGGCTCTATGGGGCCATCCCTCAACTCGGGGTCCCCGTCGGGTTGGTCACCGGGACGCTGTGCTTCACCCTCATCAGCCATCTGACGACCAACGCCCAGTTCCTCAGTTGGGGTTGGCGCGTGCCATTCCTGCTGAGCCTGCTGTTGGTCGCCCTGGCCATCTGGCTGCGCACGGGCATCGAGGACACGCCGGCGTTCCGGGCCCAGCGCGCGCAGGGCGACATCGCCCGCGTGCCCTTCGCCGAAGTGTTCCGCACCAACTGGAAGAATGTCCTACATGCCATCGGACTGAAGATCGGCGACGGGTTCTTGAACGTGTTCGTGATGTCGTACGTGCTGACGTACGCCACGGTGTACCTCAAGTATCCGCGCAACACCGCTCTCAACGCGCTGACCATCGGATCGGCCGTGATGCTGGTCAGCATTCCGTTCATGGGCTACCTGTCCGACTACATCGGCCGCAAGCGCATCTACCTGAGCGGCTTGGTCCTTTTGTTCGTGCTGTCGATCCCGTATTTCTCCCTGATCCCGCGCGGGGCCGGCTGGTTCTACCTGATGGAGGCCGTGGTCCTCGGGGTCATCTGGGGCGCCATCTTCGCGACGCAGGGGACGTTTTTCTCCGAGCTGTTCCCGACCAAGGTACGCTACACCGGCCTGTCGGTCGGGTACCAGGTCGCCGCGGCCATCGATGGATTCGGACCCATCCTGTGGACGTGGATGGCGAAGACGTACGGTCCGTCCGTCGGGAAGTTCAGCCTGTTCATGATGGTGGTCCTCGGCTTCAGCCTCCTGTTGACGCTGTTCGTGCGGGAGACCCGCGGCGTCGCGTACACCGGCGCGGAACCCAGCCTCACGGTGTACCGGTGA
- a CDS encoding helix-turn-helix transcriptional regulator has protein sequence MPLREISLPESQVLIYESKHPPGEQVPAHHHRVYQILYFLNGHGTISLEGKAYEVTGDQMVYIAPYSEHAVHAQSRMTVLVLAFGDFLCGLPGERDFFVRALARSKYQMLDPFAAAQVRDSFRQILYEQTRADRFSSLSIRSHLLGALVTIARGWEMQRAPDRNTQRANMLRHYIETRYFERLSAEDLAGMLKITPRHMNDIFKQQYHVTPIQYLTEVRVQRAKELLLNTDKEVVSICFEVGFETLSTFYRAFKRKVGVSPLQFRTMQRSSVDVPPP, from the coding sequence ATGCCGCTGCGCGAAATCTCGTTGCCCGAAAGCCAAGTGTTGATCTACGAGAGCAAACATCCTCCCGGGGAGCAGGTGCCGGCCCACCACCACCGGGTCTACCAGATCCTCTACTTTCTCAACGGACATGGCACCATCTCCCTGGAGGGAAAGGCGTATGAGGTCACGGGTGACCAGATGGTGTACATCGCTCCGTATTCGGAACACGCGGTGCACGCCCAGTCGCGGATGACCGTGCTCGTGCTCGCATTCGGAGATTTTCTGTGCGGATTGCCGGGCGAGCGGGATTTCTTCGTCCGCGCACTGGCCCGGTCGAAGTACCAGATGCTCGATCCGTTCGCCGCCGCCCAGGTGCGAGATTCCTTCCGCCAGATCCTGTACGAGCAGACGCGCGCGGACCGGTTCTCGAGCCTCTCCATTCGCAGCCATCTGCTGGGCGCTCTGGTCACCATCGCTCGCGGATGGGAGATGCAGCGCGCTCCGGATCGGAACACACAGCGGGCGAACATGCTGCGCCATTACATCGAGACGCGGTACTTCGAACGGTTGTCCGCGGAAGATTTGGCAGGCATGTTGAAGATCACCCCACGGCACATGAACGACATCTTCAAACAGCAGTACCACGTGACCCCGATTCAGTATCTCACCGAAGTCCGCGTGCAGCGGGCCAAGGAACTTCTGCTGAACACGGACAAAGAAGTCGTCTCCATCTGCTTTGAGGTCGGCTTCGAGACGCTCTCGACATTTTACCGGGCGTTCAAGCGAAAGGTGGGCGTGTCACCGCTCCAGTTCCGAACTATGCAACGTTCCTCTGTCGACGTCCCTCCGCCGTAA